The following coding sequences are from one Rutidosis leptorrhynchoides isolate AG116_Rl617_1_P2 chromosome 11, CSIRO_AGI_Rlap_v1, whole genome shotgun sequence window:
- the LOC139874822 gene encoding uncharacterized protein, protein MQSYLALVHSLADAFVDFRISQIPRSQNNQADVLSKLAALTFDHLEKKILVEQVFTKSTEPKTTIAYVEEEEATWMTDIIEFLRTGSLPEGEKEAMKIKVKAPNYELRGEILYRKSYLGASLRCVGPKEAAMIIDEVHKGSCGLHSRWRTVTERIKRLGYYWPRMYADTAERIRVCQECQLHSPVSRAP, encoded by the coding sequence ATGCAATCATACCTGGCTCTGGTTCATTCTCTGGCTGACGCGTTCGTCGACTTCAGGATCAGCCAAATTCCCAGGAGCCAGAACAACCAGGCGGATGTGCTCAGTAAACTGGCGGCCCTTACCTTTGATCACCTGGAAAAGAAAATATTAGTAGAACAAGTTTTCACGAAGTCCACAGAACCAAAAACCACGATCGCAtatgttgaagaagaagaagcgaCTTGGATGACTGATATCATAGAATTCCTGCGAACTGGATCTTTACCCGAAGGAGAGAAGGAAGCAATGAAGATCAAGGTGAAGGCACCAAACTACGAGTTGCGAGGAGAAATTTTATATCGAAAGTCTTATTTAGGCGCGTCCCTGCGCTGCGTAGGACCTAAAGAGGCTGCTATGATTATTGATGAGGTTCACAAAGGATCATGCGGGCTGCATTCTAGGTGGAGAACAGTCACCGAGAGAATTAAGCGACTAGGATATTATTGGCCTAGAATGTACGCTGACACAGCTGAAAGGATTAGAGTTTGCCAGGAGTGTCAGTTACACTCACCCGTCAGCAGAGCGCCTTAA